From Salvia splendens isolate huo1 chromosome 3, SspV2, whole genome shotgun sequence, a single genomic window includes:
- the LOC121794359 gene encoding uncharacterized protein LOC121794359, translated as MTRLSAQLHLHSLSTGAPPRLAAHVKQEKENSDNNQGDEVEEKEQCSTVSVLDPPFDEDDERESSRANGGGGGGGEEEDMECSYTNVQRAKQQLMQRLRRFEKHAELDPVELEKKLLLEGSDDEVHVEREVENETSHCQPT; from the exons ATGACTCGACTTTCTGCACAACTCCATTTACATTCTCTTTCCACCGGAGCCCCTCCTCGACTGGCCGCCCACGTAAAACAG GAGAAGGAAAATTCGGACAATAATCAAGGAGATGAGGTGGAAGAGAAGGAGCAATGcagtacggtatcggtattggATCCTCCATTTGACGAGGACGATGAGCGCGAAAGCAGTCGTGCCaacggaggaggaggaggaggaggagaagaagaagatatggAATGCAGCTACACGAATGTACAGA GAGCCAAACAACAGCTCATGCAAAGGCTAAGGAGATTTGAAAAACATGCAGAATTGGACCCTGTTGAGCTCGAGAAGAAGCTACTGCTGGAAGGATCAGACGATGAGGTCCATGTGGAACGAGAAGTCGAGAACGAAACGAGCCATTGTCAGCCGACATGA